TCGTGATGGAGGCCACCATCTCGGCGATCCGGAACGCCTGAGCGTGCCCGCGCCGGAAGGCGTCGAGCTCGGTTTCCCCGAGGACGGCGGATGTTTCGGCTGCTCGCCGACGAATCCGGCCGGAATGCAATTGCGGTTTCGCCGCGACGGGAGTCGTGTGCACGCCGCGTACCGCATTCCGGACCGGTTTCACGGTGCGCCGGGCATCGCCCACGGCGGGATCGTCGCGACGATCCTCGACGAGGTGTCCTGCGCCGCGGCCGTCTTCGTCATCGACCGGCGGGTGGTGACGGGGGAGCTCGTCGTGCGCTACCACAGACCCGTGCCGGTCGAGGTCCCGCTCGAGATCGACGCCGAGATCGTCGGCGACGCGCATCCGCGCTACGTCGAGATCGAGGCCCG
The nucleotide sequence above comes from Candidatus Eisenbacteria bacterium. Encoded proteins:
- a CDS encoding PaaI family thioesterase; its protein translation is MPAPEGVELGFPEDGGCFGCSPTNPAGMQLRFRRDGSRVHAAYRIPDRFHGAPGIAHGGIVATILDEVSCAAAVFVIDRRVVTGELVVRYHRPVPVEVPLEIDAEIVGDAHPRYVEIEARVREGGELLARSRGKFFYQERQVAP